In one Drosophila albomicans strain 15112-1751.03 chromosome X, ASM965048v2, whole genome shotgun sequence genomic region, the following are encoded:
- the LOC117568810 gene encoding homeobox protein cut, which produces MANGKATASFFENGSTTQFEYCYKLYPEVLKMKAEKRSKKPQELIRLDQWFQNELPTLIKARGKDAHLVYDELVQAMKWKQSRGKFYPQLSYLVKVNTPRAVIQETKKAFRKLPNLEQAITALSNLKGVGTTMASALLTAAAPDSAPFMADECLMAIPEIEGIDYTTKEYLNFVQHIQSTVERLNAEVGGETPHWSPHRVELALWAHYVANDLSPELLDEMPPPGVAATAATNGKTTSSKVLDGDDTNDGVGVVDDESLGAAADDNINPPLATSVVVVGAKNNSNNNALQDGDSNFVSNDSTSQEPIIDDNTTQTTATTTSTEDGEDRGPLASDDSESNLEAPPQQQQQQHKNHPQPAAAGVAAEVSPQQQQQLNNNKQLNNNGETVATTTTTTAAPASVDGAAAAAGVEVGAAPPPANGNGKAAAASATTAQDEDELDDDDVDDEDEEDDEEEDDEDDEDEELEADESNSSSNNLRASRKQLQQHLTTTATTAADSATLTAPSIGQKRTALHCELDASSPDGATAAAATGADKSPELKKLRSD; this is translated from the exons ATGGCAAACGGCAAAGCGACAGCGTCGTTCTTCGAGAATGGCAGCACCACACAATTCGAATACTGCTACAAACTGTATCCAGAGGTGCTCAAAATGAAGGCTGAGAAGCGCAGCAAGAAGCCCCAGGAGCTGATACGACTCGATCAATGGTTTCAAAACGAGCTGCCCACGCTGATCAAGGCACGAGGGAAGGACGCCCATTTGGTGTACGATGAGCTCGTTCAGGCGATGAAATGGAAACAGTCGCGTGGCAAATTCTATCCACAGCTATCGTATCTGGTCAAGGTGAATACACCACGTGCCGTCATTCAGGAGACAAAAAAAGCGTTCCGCAAGCTGCCCAATCTGGAGCAGGCGATCACAGCGTTGTCCAATCTAAAGGGTGTGGGCACAACAATGGCATCGGCTCTGTTGACCGCCGCCGCACCGGATTCGGCACCGTTTATGGCCGACGAGTGCCTGATGGCCATACCAGAGATCGAGGGCATTGATTATACGACCAAGGAGTACCTCAATTTTGTGCAACACATACAGTCCACAGTGGAGCGTCTAAATGCGGAGGTTGGCGGCGAGACGCCGCATTGGTCGCCGCATCGTGTCGAGCTCGCACTGTGGGCGCACTATGTGGCCAACGACCTCAGTCCCGAGCTGCTTGACGAGATGCCACCGCCGGGTGTGGCGGCCACAGCGGCCACAAATGGCAAGACGACGAGCAGCAAAGTGCTCGATGGCGATGATACCAACGATGGCGTTGGAGTTGTCGATGACGAAAGTCTTGGTGCAG CTGCTGATGACAACATCAATCCGCCGTTGGCAACGAGCGTCGTCGTTGTCGGAGCtaagaacaacagcaataacaacgcTTTGCAGGACGGCGACTCGAATTTCGTGTCGAATGATTCCACTTCGCAGGAGCCCATCATTGACGATAATACCACACAGACCACGGCCACCACCACGTCCACAGAGGATGGCGAGGACAGAGGACCTTTGGCCTCTGACGATTCCGAAAGCAATCTTGAGGccccaccacaacaacaacagcaacaacacaagaaTCATCCCCAGCCTGCGGCAGCTGGAGTCGCTGCTGAAGTGtctccacaacaacaacaacaactcaacaacaacaagcagctcAACAACAATGGCGAAACAGTTgcaaccaccacaacaacaacagctgctccGGCTTCAGTTgatggagctgctgctgcagctggagttgaagttggagctGCTCCTCCGCCggccaatggcaatggaaaaGCTGCTGCGGCGTCGGCGACAACGGCGCAGGATGAAGACGAGTTGGATGACGACGATGTCGATGATGAGGACGAGGAAGACGATGAAGAGGAGGATGACGAagacgatgaggatgaggagcTAGAGGCTGatgagagcaacagcagcagcaacaatttgcgTGCCAGCAGgaaacaactgcagcagcatttgacaacaacagcgacaacagcagcagatagTGCAACGCTAACGGCGCCATCTATTGGCCAGAAGCGTACGGCACTGCACTGCGAGTTGGATGCCAGTTCGCCAGATGGCGCCACTGCTGCAGCCGCCACAGGCGCCGATAAATCACCAGAGCTAAAGAAACTGCGCAGCGACTGA
- the LOC117569124 gene encoding uncharacterized protein LOC117569124, producing the protein MGAKRSAILGIGIGQESTALAVLQSNCEQQQQQHQHHLHLSSSNNKNNYNYINKMAHFKIVAFFVCAVVLFVLSTKSAEAAIARVKFSNPSYPGKCVLNSNVIMAPGQTGKAPDHLCAGVTCLENGYVEFRTCQAKAPPKGCKQRDFVNTNRNYPECCERSYDCTKHI; encoded by the exons ATGGGCGCGAAAAGGAGCGCAATATTGGGGATTGGGATTGGACAAG AATCAACAGCACTTGCCGTCCTACAATCCAATTgtgaacaacagcagcagcagcatcagcatcaccTTCACCTCAGCAGCAgtaataacaagaacaactacaactacataaacaaaatggcgCACTTCAAAATTGTCGCTTTCTTCGTTTGCGCTGTCGTTCTCTTCGTGCTAAGCACGAAGTCTGCCGAAGCGGCCATTGCACGCGTCAAGTTTAGCAATCCTT CGTATCCCGGCAAATGTGTGCTCAACTCGAACGTGATTATGGCCCCTGGACAAACTGGCAAGGCACCCGATCATCTGTGCGCCGGCGTCACTTGCTTGGAGAACGGTTATGTGGAGTTCCGCACTTGCCAGGCAAAGGCACCACCAAAGGGCTGCAAGCAGCGCGACTTTGTCAACACGAACCGTAACTATCCCGAATGCTGTGAACGCTCGTATGATTGCACCAAGCACATTTAA
- the LOC117568693 gene encoding alpha-(1,6)-fucosyltransferase, translating to MLLVRQLFGSSSNSWVRALIIFVLAWAVLVYVFVLKLTNTQQQAAGQGQGGQGGQSYGSASLGSNGDNELNTRRINQAMQLLEHTKQRNEELKLLIDELMSEQLDKQSALKLIQRLEQDAAPKNGGAGGGNDAGLLVDDTLFEVVPADSDMERGLEAAGGAAIDSAPAGQPPLGGVAGVEPSLEYELARRRVQTNVAEIWNYFSSELGKIRKSLGPNNADLEESIQQVLLQGAEHKRSLLSDMEHLRRVDGYEAWRHKEASELSDLVQRRLHHLQNPSDCANARKLVCKLNKGCGYGCQLHHVVYCFIVAYATERTLILKSRGWRYHKGGWEEVFKPVSDSCHDAGTANAYNWPGKPNTQVLVLPIIDSLMPRPPYLPLAVPEDLAPRLKRLHGDPIVWWVGQFLKYLLRPQTSTRDFLNSGMRNLGWQRPIVGVHVRRTDKVGTEAAFHSIEEYMTHVEDYYRTLEINGTSVVRRIFLASDDARVIEEARKKYPQYRIVGDPEVARMAAVSTRYTDTALNGIILDIHLLSMSDYLVCTFSSQVCRVAYEIMQTMYPNAADRFKSLDDIYYYGGQNPHNRRAVIAHKPRSHEDLQLKVGDLVSVAGNHWDGNSKGKNTRTNQGGLFPSFKVVDKVETAKLPVYNGV from the exons ATGTTGCTGGTGCGCCAGCTGTTTGGCTCCTCATCCAATTCCTGGGTACGTGCTCTCATCATCTTTGTGCTTGCGTGGGCGGTGCTCGTCTACGTCTTTGTGCTCAAGTTGACCAACACACAGCAGCAGGCTGCTGGTCAAGGGCAAGGTGGACAGGGAGGCCAGAGTTATGGATCCGCTTCGCTGGGATCGAATGGTGACAATGAGCTGAACACGCGACGCATCAATCAGGCGATGCAGCTGCTTGAGCACACGAAGCAGCGCAACGAGGAGCTCAAGCTGCTCATCGATGAGCTGATGAG TGAGCAGCTCGACAAGCAGAGTGCTTTGAAGCTTATCCAAAGACTGGAGCAGGATGCTGCACCCAAAAACGGAGGAGCCGGAGGTGGCAACGATGCTGGACTTCTTGTGGATGACACGCTCTTCGAGGTCGTGCCCGCCGACTCGGACATGGAGCGTGGCCTTGAGGCTGCGGGCGGAGCTGCAATCGACTCAGCACCAGCTGGGCAACCTCCGCTTGGGGGCGTGGCGGGCGTCGAGCCGAGTCTCGAGTACGAATTGGCACGACGTCGTGTGCAAACAAATGTGGCAGAGATTTGGAATTATTTTAGCAGCGAGCTGGGCAAAATACGCAAATCTCTTGGTCCGAATAACGCCGATCTCGAGGAGTCCATACAGCAGGTGCTGTTGCAGGGTGCCGAGCACAAGCGTTCGCTTCTGAGCGACATGGAGCATCTCCGTCGCGTCGATGGCTACGAAGCGTGGCGTCACAAGGAAGCGAGCGAACTGAGCGATTTGGTGCAGCGACGTCTGCATCATTTGCAGAATCCCAGCGATTGTGCCAATGCACGCAAGCTGGTCTGCAAGCTCAATAAG GGTTGCGGCTACGGTTGTCAGCTGCATCATGTGGTCTACTGCTTCATTGTGGCCTACGCCACGGAGCGTACGCTCATCCTTAAGTCACGCGGTTGGCGCTATCACAAAGGTGGATGGGAAGAGGTTTTCAAGCCCGTCTCCGACAGCTGTCACGATGCTGGCACCGCCAATGCGTACAATTGGCCGGGAAAGCCCAACACTCAGGTGCTGGTGTTGCCCATCATTGATTCGCTGATGCCGCGTCCGCCGTATTTGCCGTTGGCAGTACCCGAGGATCTGGCGCCGCGATTAAAGCGTCTGCATGGCGATCCCATTGTCTGGTGGGTGGGACAGTTTCTCAAATACTTGCTGCGACCGCAGACGAGCACACGCGACTTCCTCAACTCGGGAATGCGCAATCTGGGCTGGCAGCGTCCCATAGTCGG CGTTCATGTCCGACGCACGGACAAAGTGGGCACCGAGGCCGCCTTCCACAGCATTGAGGAGTACATGACACATGTGGAGGATTACTACCGCACCCTGGAGATCAACGGCACGAGTGTGGTGCGTCGCATCTTCCTCGCCTCGGACGATGCGCGTGTCATCGAGGAGGCGCGCAAAAAGTATCCGCAATATCGGATCGTCGGTGATCCTGAGGTGGCACGCATGGCCGCCGTTTCCACACGCTACACCGACACCGCTCTCAATGGCATCATCCTGGACATTCATCTGCTCTCGATGTCCGATTACCTGGTGTGCACATTCTCCTCGCAGGTGTGTCGCGTCGCCTATGAGATCATGCAAACGATGTATCCGAATGCCGCGGATCGTTTCAAGTCCCTGGATGACATCTACTATTATGGCGGACAGAATCCACATAATCGACGAGCGGTAATTGCTCACAAGCCGCGATCCCATGAGGATCTGCAGCTGAAGGTGGGCGATCTGGTTTCGGTTGCGGGCAATCATTGGGATGGAAATTCCAAGGGCAAGAATACGCGAACCAATCAGGGTGGATTGTTCCCCTCCTTTAAGGTCGTCGACAAGGTCGAGACGGCCAAGTTGCCCGTTTACAACGGTGTCTAA
- the LOC117568905 gene encoding dual specificity protein phosphatase MPK-4: MAAAATATKCGKPQDAGNLTRDDFDGGPVSIDEVETGLFLGNLTAATHMETLKSFKITHILTLDSVPLPQHIVDTSFLTTKYVQIADMPREDILQHLEACVEFIANALEQQQNVLVHCYFGVSRSSSAVIAYVMKAHQLDYQAAYEMVRAKRRFVQPNAGFVAQLKLFRRMGYKIDPGYQRYKMHRLRLAGEQMRKAKILPQSFHNVVRPDPDITRENPEPIVFRCRRCRRVLATKSHVLEHRARNAPPQSQPQPPPPSTDAPATAEGAEPPRLLEQLAERIRKTSLGSPSHDQTSQCRSLLFVEPIAWMHRIMLNTQGRLYCPKCEQKLGNFSWVNACQCPCGETMTPAFYLIPSKVELSKAVQNVQTTV, from the exons atggcagcagcagcaactgcaaccaaGTGTGGCAAGCCACAGGATGCGGGTAACTTGACTCGCGATGACTTTGATGGCGGCCCGGTCAGCATCGATGAAGTGGAAACGGGTCTCTTCCTAG GCAATCTGACGGCTGCCACGCACATGGAGACGCTCAAATCGTTCAAGATCACGCACATTCTGACGCTGGACTCGGTGCCGCTGCCACAGCACATTGTGGACACCAGTTTCCTGACCACCAAATACGTGCAGA TTGCTGACATGCCTCGCGAGGACATCTTACAGCATCTGGAAGCCTGCGTGGAGTTCATAGCCAACGCGCTGGAACAGCAACAGAATGTGCTTGTGCATTG TTATTTCGGCGTCAGTCGCAGCTCCTCGGCGGTGATTGCGTATGTGATGAAGGCGCATCAGCTGGACTATCAGGCTGCCTATGAGATGGTGCGTGCCAAGCGTCGCTTTGTCCAACCGAATGCGGGATTTGTGGCCCAGCTGAAGTTGTTTCGTCGCATGGGCTACAAGATTGATCCCGGCTATCAGCGCTATAAAATGCATCGCTTGCGTTTGGCTGGCGAACAGATGCGCAAAGCGAAAATCTTGCCGCAAAGCTTTCACAACGTTGTGCGTCCCGATCCGGACATAACACGCGAGAATCCCGAGCCAATTGTGTTTCGTTGTCGACGCTGTCGCCGTGTCCTCGCCACCAAGTCGCATGTGCTCGAGCATCGGGCTCGCAATGCGCCACCGCAGTCGCAACCGCAACCGCCGCCGCCATCCACAGATGCTCCGGCGACAGCAGAGGGAGCGGAACCTCCTCGTCTGCTCGAACAGCTGGCGGAACGCATAAGAAAAACATCGCTGGGTTCGCCCAGTCATGACCAGACGTCGCAATGCCGGAGTTTGCTCTTTGTGGAGCCCATTGCCTGGATGCATCGCATCATGCTCAACACCCAGGGGCGACTCTATTGTCCCAAATGCGAACAGAAGCTGGGCAACTTTAGTTGGGTCAATG CTTGTCAGTGTCCTTGCGGCGAGACAATGACGCCCGCTTTCTATCTGATACCTTCCAAGGTGGAGCTCTCCAAGGCGGTGCAGAATGTGCAGACGACGGTCTAA
- the LOC117569113 gene encoding N-alpha-acetyltransferase 20, producing the protein MTTLRPFTCDDLFKFNNVNFDPLTETYGLSFYTQYLAKWPEYFQLAESPSEHIMGYIMGKVEGHMDNWHGHVTALTVSPDYRRLGLAALLMNFLEDISEKKRAYFVDLFVRKSNKVAINMYTNLGYIIYRTILEYYSGDQDEDAYDMRKALSRDVNKKSVIPYTQPITMRELRHQLRHDGC; encoded by the exons ATGACCACGCTGCGGCCGTTTACTTGCGATGAcctatttaaattcaataatgt TAACTTCGACCCACTGACTGAAACTTATGGTTTATCGTTCTACACGCAATATCTGGCCAAATGGCCAGAGTATTTCCAACTGGCGGAGTCACCCAGCGAGCACATTATGGGCTACA TCATGGGCAAAGTAGAGGGACACATGGATAATTGGCATGGACATGTCACGGCGCTAACAGTTTCGCCCGATTACAGGCGATTGGGATTAGCGGCTCTGCTGATGAACTTCCTCGAAGACATATCTGAGAA GAAACGCGCCTATTTTGTGGATCTATTTGTACGCAAGAGCAACAAGGTGGCAATTAACATGTACACTAATCTGGGCTACATCATCTATCGCACCATACTCGAATATTATTCCGGCGATCAAGACGAGGATGCGTATG ATATGCGCAAGGCGCTGTCACGAGATGTGAACAAAAAGTCGGTTATACCGTATACGCAGCCA ATTACGATGCGCGAACTGCGTCACCAACTGCGTCACGATGGCTGTTAG